ccaaatccatggtcaattccctgtgggacaccagggccatttcctactcaggatgtgctgttcaagtctttgtgtttgtcttcttgtttgcaggagaatattctctactcacagtcatggcctatgaccgctacgttgccatctgcagacccctgcactatgggaccctcatgggcagcagagcttgtgtcagaatggcagcagctgcctggaccagtggttttctctgttctgtgctgcacaccgctaacacattttccataccactctgccaaggcaacacagtggaccagttcttctgtgaaatcccacagatcctcaagctctcctgctcagactcctacctcagcgaagttgggcttcttgtatTTAGtttctgtttagtctttgggtgtttcattttcattgtgctgtcctacgtgcagatcttcactgctgtgctgaggatgccctctgagcagggacgacacaaagccttttccatgtgcctccctcacctggctgtggtctccctgtttgtcagcaccgatgcgtttgcctacctgaggcccccctcactctcctccccagctctgaatctggtggtgactgttctgtactcagtggtgcctccaacagtgaaccccctcatctacagcatgaggaacaaggagctgaaagatgccctgaggaaagtgatttcatggacatttttcagcactggtaacattgccattgctctccacaaatgactcccactgtgtcctgtaccaggactgagctttgtttattcactttatttttattatgactagtattgctgttgttattattaattgTCGCCtcattgctacagaaatgcttgtgtTCATTCCACCGTTactgaggctgctctgtctcacctggtgcccgtaTAAAGTTGTGt
The DNA window shown above is from Apteryx mantelli isolate bAptMan1 chromosome 11, bAptMan1.hap1, whole genome shotgun sequence and carries:
- the LOC136993080 gene encoding olfactory receptor 14C36-like, coding for GLIITAVACDHHLHTPMYFFLLNLSVLDLGTISTTVPKSMVNSLWDTRAISYSGCAVQVFVFVFLFAGEYSLLTVMAYDRYVAICRPLHYGTLMGSRACVRMAAAAWTSGFLCSVLHTANTFSIPLCQGNTVDQFFCEIPQILKLSCSDSYLSEVGLLVFSFCLVFGCFIFIVLSYVQIFTAVLRMPSEQGRHKAFSMCLPHLAVVSLFVSTDAFAYLRPPSLSSPALNLVVTVLYSVVPPTVNPLIYSMRNKELKDALRKVISWTFF